One Dermochelys coriacea isolate rDerCor1 chromosome 21, rDerCor1.pri.v4, whole genome shotgun sequence genomic window carries:
- the LRRN2 gene encoding leucine-rich repeat neuronal protein 2: MCPVKVFALEGSWSCQLKMRHFQMNLLLICVATATAIPVVPWKVKCPLQCVCQIRPWYTPRSVYREAATVDCNDLLISTVPERLPEGTQTLLLQSNRISRVDQSELDYLKNLTELDLSQNSFSDIWDFSLKNMPQLLSLHLEENQLAELSDNSFSGLASLQELYLNHNQLRRISPRAFSGLSNLLRLHLNSNLLRTVDSRWFQVLPNLEILMIGGNKVDAILDMNFRPLLNLRSLVLAGMNLREISDFALEGLRSLESLSFYDNKLVNVPKRALQQVPGLKFLDLNKNPLQRIRQSDFTNMLHLKELGLNNMEELVSIDKFALINLPELTKLDVTNNPKLSFIHPRAFHHLPQMETLMLNNNALSALHKQTVESLPNLQEISIHSNPIRCDCVIRWVNSTENHIRFIEPQSTLCADPPDLKRRHIRDVPFREMTDWCLPLISTKSFPSHLEVADSENISLHCRALAEPEPEIYWVTPSGVKLIPYLEDGRYKVHPEGTLEIHKITAQEAGLYTCVAHNLIGADTKSISLMVNSFFPLSVDSLELLVKEVQAYHILVTWKPHLNTVSSNLTWSSFSFSSSLDVTNVARIPAGTHLYNITRLHQGTEYWACLNVAFINLQSKVACVNARTKEAGYDYWYLESRQSVLTVLALCILLLSATLVGHYGFGSYRPQPGSRGKLLLHCLPWNPGSSSVRVVYPPFVKRWDQGRPGEKLLAMEVQATPLDS, encoded by the coding sequence ATGTGCCCTGTGAAAGTTTTTGCCCTGGAAGGAAGTTGGTCTTGCCAGTTGAAAATGAGACACTTTCAAATGAACTTGCTTCTCATCTGTGTGGCAACTGCCACAGCCATCCCTGTAGTGCCCTGGAAGGTGAAATGCCCACTGCAGTGTGTGTGTCAGATCAGACCCTGGTACACGCCCAGGTCTGTGTACAGGGAGGCTGCTACCGTGGACTGCAATGACTTGCTCATCTCCACAGTGCCCGAGCGCTTGCCAGAGGGGACGCAGACCCTGCTCTTGCAAAGCAACCGCATCTCCAGGGTGGACCAGAGTGAGCTGGACTATCTGAAAAACTTGACGGAGCTTGACCTGTCACAGAACAGCTTCTCCGACATCTGGGACTTCAGTCTGAAGAACATGCCCCAGCTGCTGAGCCTCCACCTTGAAGAGAACCAGCTGGCTGAGCTGTCCGATAACAGCTTCTCTGGCCTGGCTAGCCTCCAGGAGCTGTATCTGAACCACAACCAGCTGCGAAGGATTTCCCCACGGGCCTTTTCAGGCCTTAGTAACCTCCTTCGGCTCCACCTCAACTCTAATCTCTTGAGGACAGTTGACAGCCGCTGGTTCCAGGTGCTCCCCAACCTGGAGATCCTCATGATCGGAGGCAACAAGGTGGATGCTATCTTGGATATGAACTTCAGGCCTCTGTTGAACCTGAGGAGCTTGGTTCTGGCTGGGATGAACCTGAGGGAGATCTCAGATTTCGCCCTGGAAGGGCTGAGAAGCCTGGAGAGTCTGTCTTTCTACGACAACAAGCTGGTGAATGTCCCCAAGCGGGCACTGCAGCAAGTCCCTGGCCTTAAGTTCCTGGATCTGAACAAAAACCCTTTGCAGAGGATCAGGCAAAGTGACTTCACGAATATGCTACACCTCAAGGAGCTGGGACTTAACAACATGGAGGAGCTGGTTTCCATAGACAAGTTTGCCTTGATCAACCTCCCCGAGCTGACCAAACTGGACGTGACCAACAATCCCAAGCTGTCTTTCATCCACCCCAGAGCTTTCCATCACCTGCCCCAAATGGAGACCCTGATGCTCAACAACAACGCCCTAAGTGCCTTGCATAAGCAGACGGTAGAGTCCCTGCCCAACCTGCAGGAGATCAGCATCCACAGCAACCCTATCCGCTGTGACTGCGTCATCCGCTGGGTCAACAGCACCGAGAACCATATTCGCTTCATCGAGCCCCAGTCCACGCTGTGTGCCGAtcccccagacctgaagaggaggCACATCCGGGATGTCCCCTTCCGGGAAATGACTGACTGGTGCCTGCCTCTCATCTCCACCAagagtttcccctcccacttggAGGTGGCAGACAGCGAGAACATCTCACTACATTGTAGGGCCCTGGCGGAACCGGAACCAGAGATCTACTGGGTCACACCGTCTGGGGTCAAGCTGATCCCTTACTTGGAGGACGGGAGGTACAAGGTGCACCCTGAAGGGACGCTGGAAATTCACAAGATAACTGCACAGGAGGCCGGGCTCTATACCTGCGTGGCGCATAACCTCATCGGTGCCGACACCAAGAGCATCAGCCTGATGGTGAACAGCTTCTTCCCTCTCAGCGTGGACAGCCTGGAGCTCCTGGTGAAGGAAGTCCAGGCTTACCATATCCTTGTCACCTGGAAGCCCCACCTCAACACGGTCTCCTCCAATCTCACCTGGTCCAGCTTCTCCTTCAGCTCCAGTTTGGATGTGACCAACGTGGCCCGGATCCCTGCGGGTACCCACCTGTATAACATCACCCGGCTCCACCAGGGCACGGAGTACTGGGCCTGTCTTAACGTGGCCTTCATAAATTTGCAGTCCAAGGTGGCCTGTGTGAATGCCAGGACTAAAGAGGCTGGCTACGACTACTGGTACCTGGAGAGCAGGCAGAGTGTCTTGAcggtgctggccctctgcatctTGCTGCTCTCAGCCACCCTGGTAGGCCACTATGGCTTTGGTTCCTACAGGCCGCAGCCTGGGAGCCGTGGGAAGCTGCTCCTGCACTGCCTGCCATGGAACCCAGGTTCCTCTTCGGTGCGCGTGGTCTACCCTCCTTTCGTCAAACGCTGGGATCAAGGGAGGCCTGGGGAGAAGCTCCTAGCCATGGAGGTGCAAGCAACACCACTGGACTCTTGA